In a genomic window of Coprococcus eutactus:
- a CDS encoding tRNA 2-thiocytidine biosynthesis TtcA family protein, producing MKIQKLLSYTRRAVTDYNMISPGDRIAIGISGGKDSLTLLYAMAKLKKFYPIPFELEAITVDLGFEGFDTSELREYCESLDVRYSVCKTQIGEIIFDYRKESNPCSLCSRMRKGAFNDCAVSLGCNKIAYAHHKDDVIDSFLMSMLYEGRIHTFSPVTHLEKTGVTLIRPLIYVLEGEIRAFARANALPVCKNPCPADGVTKRQESKDIIDELKVRVPDVKDRIFSSIEGAGIDGWVRH from the coding sequence ATGAAAATTCAGAAACTTTTATCATACACAAGACGTGCTGTGACAGATTACAATATGATCAGTCCGGGTGACCGCATTGCCATAGGAATATCCGGGGGCAAAGACAGCCTTACATTGCTGTATGCCATGGCAAAGCTGAAGAAATTTTATCCAATACCATTTGAGCTCGAGGCCATAACCGTTGACCTTGGTTTTGAAGGCTTTGACACATCAGAACTCAGAGAATATTGCGAATCTCTTGATGTACGATATAGCGTATGTAAAACTCAGATAGGCGAAATTATATTTGATTATAGAAAAGAGTCAAATCCATGTTCTCTCTGCAGCCGGATGAGAAAAGGCGCTTTCAACGACTGTGCAGTCAGTCTAGGATGTAACAAGATCGCTTATGCCCACCACAAAGATGATGTGATTGACAGTTTTCTCATGTCGATGCTCTACGAAGGACGCATACACACCTTCTCCCCAGTAACACATCTTGAGAAAACTGGTGTAACACTCATTAGGCCCCTTATATACGTTTTGGAAGGCGAAATAAGAGCGTTTGCCCGTGCAAATGCACTCCCAGTATGCAAAAATCCTTGTCCGGCTGACGGCGTTACAAAGCGTCAGGAGAGCAAGGATATAATTGATGAGTTAAAGGTACGAGTTCCTGATGTAAAAGACAGGATATTTTCATCTATTGAAGGTGCAGGGATCGATGGATGGGTGAGACATTAG
- the nadD gene encoding nicotinate-nucleotide adenylyltransferase gives MDTRFSKRIGILGGTFNPIHYGHIELGIQALSQFDLDKVLVMPNNKPAYKDVTSEIAASHRIEMIKLAISDIPGLEYSDFEISRPGITYTSDTLESLHSLYPDVHWYFIMGGDSVMYFDKWFRPDVIARLATLIITTRSDTPAESVAGKIADLRSMYPYADIRTETIHEYDVSSSQIRANVKTGLPIDDDVPATVKDYILQNHLYETGERT, from the coding sequence ATGGATACACGGTTTTCTAAGCGCATCGGTATACTTGGGGGGACTTTTAACCCGATACACTACGGTCACATTGAACTTGGAATACAGGCTCTGTCCCAGTTTGATCTGGATAAAGTTCTCGTGATGCCAAACAATAAACCGGCATATAAGGATGTGACATCTGAGATAGCTGCAAGTCATCGTATAGAAATGATAAAGCTTGCAATATCAGATATTCCGGGACTTGAGTATTCTGATTTTGAAATTAGCCGTCCAGGGATCACATATACTTCAGATACCCTTGAATCCCTACATTCATTATATCCTGATGTTCACTGGTATTTTATAATGGGCGGTGACTCGGTAATGTATTTCGATAAGTGGTTCAGACCGGATGTGATAGCTCGTCTGGCAACCCTTATCATCACCACAAGAAGCGACACGCCAGCAGAGTCTGTTGCCGGCAAGATAGCAGATCTCAGATCTATGTATCCATATGCTGATATACGAACTGAGACAATACATGAGTATGACGTATCCTCAAGTCAGATAAGGGCAAATGTGAAAACAGGGCTCCCTATTGACGATGACGTGCCTGCTACAGTGAAGGATTATATACTTCAGAATCATTTATACGAAACAGGAGAGAGAACATGA
- a CDS encoding tyrosine-type recombinase/integrase — MLDMFYKEVTSMAKAYSKQMDENNILLLREILSELPQYVTITFRGIENTTSTRTRLGYARDIKIFYEFLCEHNPYFNGKTPKDIKTDDLSRLEAEDIEEFLDAMRLYEKNGRTYTNGEQALKRKLSALRVFFAYLYKNNRIDSNAAEKVDMPKIHEKKIIRMEPNEVADFLDNVEYGDGLTERQKKYHEKNKVRDLALLSLMLSTGMRVSECVGIDIHDIDFDNMRIKIIRKGGKEAFVYFSDEACEALIKYLEERKKLVPESGHENALFLSSQLKRISVRSVENIVKKYSLTSVPLKHITPHKLRSTFGTELYRATDDIYLVADVLGHSDVNTTRKHYADMDEDRKRRFRNEVQLREKRPVVNEDLDRARTPQNVQSETNQEKIDNKKQE; from the coding sequence ATGTTAGATATGTTTTACAAGGAGGTCACATCTATGGCAAAGGCCTATAGCAAACAGATGGATGAAAATAACATATTGTTGCTCAGGGAAATATTATCAGAACTTCCACAATATGTGACGATTACATTTCGCGGAATCGAGAACACAACATCCACACGAACAAGACTTGGATATGCAAGGGATATAAAGATATTCTATGAATTTCTGTGCGAACACAATCCATACTTTAATGGTAAAACTCCAAAAGATATAAAAACTGATGATCTCAGCCGGCTTGAAGCTGAAGACATCGAAGAATTCCTTGATGCCATGCGTTTATACGAGAAAAACGGGCGTACATACACCAATGGCGAACAAGCGTTAAAGCGCAAATTATCGGCGTTAAGAGTTTTTTTTGCCTACCTATATAAGAACAACCGTATTGACTCAAACGCTGCAGAAAAGGTTGATATGCCCAAGATACATGAAAAAAAGATCATCCGCATGGAGCCAAACGAAGTTGCTGATTTTCTCGACAACGTTGAATATGGTGACGGCCTGACTGAACGCCAGAAAAAATATCACGAAAAGAATAAAGTTCGAGATTTGGCTCTTTTGTCACTCATGCTTAGCACAGGTATGCGTGTATCAGAATGTGTGGGTATTGATATACACGACATCGACTTTGATAATATGCGTATAAAAATAATACGAAAAGGTGGAAAGGAAGCTTTTGTATATTTCAGCGATGAAGCATGCGAAGCTCTAATAAAATATCTAGAAGAAAGGAAAAAACTTGTGCCTGAATCAGGACATGAGAATGCTCTTTTTCTCTCATCGCAGTTAAAAAGGATCTCTGTCAGATCAGTTGAGAATATTGTGAAGAAATACTCTCTCACCTCTGTTCCGCTCAAGCACATAACACCGCATAAATTGAGGAGCACATTTGGCACCGAACTTTACCGGGCTACGGACGACATATATCTTGTGGCAGACGTACTTGGACATTCAGATGTAAATACTACACGTAAGCATTATGCTGACATGGATGAGGACAGAAAAAGGCGATTCAGGAATGAAGTTCAGTTGCGCGAAAAACGTCCTGTAGTCAATGAGGACTTAGACAGAGCTCGAACTCCTCAAAACGTGCAGAGTGAAACAAATCAGGAAAAAATTGATAACAAAAAGCAAGAATAA
- the lexA gene encoding transcriptional repressor LexA translates to MGKGKISDKQNEILEYIKEEQLSKGYPPSVREICKAVGLKSTSSVHAHLASLEENGYIRRDPTKPRAIEIIDDDFALSRREVVNIPIVGQVAAGQPILATQNIMDYFPVPPEYIHNTNNQTFMLRVKGESMINIGINDGDLLIVEQCSSASNRDIVVALIEDGATVKRYFKENGHIRLQPENDYMDPIIVEHCDILGKVIGLFRQM, encoded by the coding sequence ATGGGAAAAGGAAAGATATCAGATAAACAGAACGAGATTCTGGAATATATCAAGGAGGAACAGCTCAGCAAGGGTTATCCGCCTTCAGTAAGGGAGATATGCAAGGCTGTAGGACTTAAATCTACATCTTCCGTGCACGCTCATCTCGCATCTCTCGAGGAGAATGGATATATCAGGCGCGACCCAACCAAACCAAGGGCTATAGAGATTATAGATGATGATTTCGCTCTTTCAAGACGTGAGGTTGTCAATATACCTATTGTTGGTCAGGTTGCTGCAGGACAGCCTATTTTGGCGACACAGAATATAATGGATTATTTCCCTGTTCCACCAGAGTACATACATAACACGAACAATCAGACATTTATGCTCAGAGTTAAGGGCGAAAGTATGATCAACATAGGAATAAATGACGGAGATCTGCTTATAGTTGAACAGTGCTCTTCCGCTTCAAACAGAGACATTGTAGTTGCTCTTATAGAGGATGGGGCTACTGTAAAGCGCTATTTCAAGGAGAACGGACATATCAGACTTCAGCCGGAGAATGATTATATGGATCCAATCATTGTTGAACACTGTGATATTCTTGGAAAAGTTATAGGACTTTTCAGACAGATGTAA
- the yqeK gene encoding bis(5'-nucleosyl)-tetraphosphatase (symmetrical) YqeK, with product MNRPEMRERLQNKLTKKRFEHSLGVEYVSGCLAMVHGADVERALTAGLLHDCAKCLSAEDKLAKCKKHELPISKVEFENPELLHAKLGAFYAREKYGVEDDDILSAIEFHTTGRPAMSLLEKIVFVADYIEPNRRALPEIEQIRREAFTDIDVSVVHILRNTLSYLSNENCGSTDEMSVMTYNYYVSQTDENKAK from the coding sequence ATGAACAGACCTGAGATGAGGGAAAGACTTCAGAATAAACTTACAAAAAAAAGATTTGAACACTCTCTTGGTGTAGAGTATGTATCAGGTTGCCTGGCTATGGTTCATGGTGCCGATGTCGAAAGAGCACTGACCGCAGGACTTCTTCACGATTGCGCCAAGTGTCTGTCAGCGGAGGATAAGCTCGCCAAATGTAAGAAGCACGAGCTTCCTATAAGCAAGGTAGAGTTCGAAAATCCTGAACTTCTTCACGCCAAGCTGGGAGCTTTTTATGCTCGTGAAAAATATGGTGTAGAAGACGATGATATTCTTTCAGCCATTGAATTTCACACAACGGGCAGACCAGCCATGTCGCTTCTTGAAAAGATAGTGTTCGTAGCAGATTATATCGAACCGAACAGAAGGGCACTTCCAGAGATCGAACAGATACGACGGGAGGCATTTACGGATATCGATGTATCGGTGGTTCATATACTCAGAAACACGCTAAGCTATCTAAGCAACGAAAATTGCGGCAGCACCGACGAAATGTCTGTAATGACATATAACTACTACGTCAGCCAGACTGATGAAAATAAAGCGAAATAG
- the yhbY gene encoding ribosome assembly RNA-binding protein YhbY translates to MNSKQRAYLKGLAQTTQPILNIGKSSLTPEFTASVAEALEARELVKISVLKNCLDDPKEIASMLSERTHSEVVQVIGRKIVLYKESKERKRIELP, encoded by the coding sequence ATGAACAGCAAACAGAGAGCATATTTAAAAGGGCTGGCACAGACTACTCAGCCTATACTCAACATAGGAAAGTCATCACTCACACCTGAATTTACAGCATCGGTTGCTGAGGCACTTGAAGCTAGAGAGCTTGTCAAGATCTCAGTTTTAAAGAATTGTCTCGATGATCCGAAAGAGATCGCATCTATGCTCAGTGAGAGAACGCACTCAGAAGTCGTACAGGTCATCGGCAGAAAGATCGTTCTGTACAAAGAATCAAAGGAACGCAAGAGGATTGAGCTTCCTTAA
- the yneA gene encoding cell division suppressor protein YneA — protein sequence MNKLFNIISSKKISIIITIIVISILYLAVTHKDASEADATNASTKYYTCISIKDGDSLWDIADEYMTDEYVSKQEYIDEVVSINKLDDESSITAGCNLVVPYYKVSEFN from the coding sequence ATGAATAAACTTTTCAATATAATAAGCAGCAAGAAGATAAGTATAATAATCACGATCATCGTGATATCAATTTTATATCTAGCCGTCACACACAAGGATGCTTCAGAGGCGGACGCAACCAATGCAAGCACAAAATATTATACATGTATAAGCATCAAAGATGGAGACTCCCTTTGGGATATTGCAGATGAGTATATGACAGACGAATATGTATCTAAGCAGGAATATATTGATGAGGTGGTATCAATCAACAAGCTGGATGATGAGTCTTCTATAACAGCTGGATGCAATCTTGTAGTTCCTTATTACAAAGTATCAGAATTCAACTAG
- the rsfS gene encoding ribosome silencing factor → MTDSKTNLIIDSKKDSKTMLKITCAALEDKKAFDIKIIDISKISTLCDYIVIADGTNKKQVQALCDNVEDEMREAGYNHKGVEGYSEGGWILLDYYDIIIHIFSEESRRFYNIEKIWNDGETVSLDSLD, encoded by the coding sequence ATGACAGATTCAAAAACAAATTTAATAATAGACTCTAAAAAAGATTCAAAGACAATGCTGAAAATCACATGTGCCGCATTGGAAGATAAGAAGGCTTTTGATATCAAGATCATAGATATAAGTAAGATCTCAACACTTTGTGATTATATTGTCATCGCTGACGGTACAAACAAAAAACAGGTTCAGGCGCTCTGCGACAACGTGGAGGACGAGATGAGAGAAGCGGGATACAATCATAAAGGAGTGGAGGGATACTCCGAAGGTGGATGGATTTTACTAGATTATTATGATATAATTATTCATATATTTTCAGAGGAATCCAGAAGATTCTATAACATTGAAAAGATATGGAATGATGGGGAAACAGTTTCATTAGACAGCTTAGACTGA
- a CDS encoding HD-GYP domain-containing protein yields the protein MESNRLLSDNYIKINHIASKCMRLFVILILLYWVFTYIGGQCNFVILCSCMGVCCILALTPTVFIDMLKNNQGKCIKYIVIALAVLICTILSTTLSYTAMIVWIFPMLVASLYYNKTMVLYTALLSTLGVFGADIANYRLCDLVIPPVHADFADNMILFIAPCVIAIFLMSFVSYFIVSRNSSMLNNVIEHSEEVKTNQKELIYAFAELSESKSKSTGEHIKRVAKYMEVLGKASGFDDDYVDMLSTAAMMHDIGKLMISEEILNKPSRLTEEEFAIMKSHVLYGDALLSKCPGQILQIARTIAKEHHEKWDGSGYLHMKGEEIAYISRLMAVCDVFDALTSARYYKKGWSMEEAYTEIVSQSGKQFDPKVVLLFQAHFKEFKQIAEQNADKHIY from the coding sequence ATGGAGAGTAACAGACTATTAAGCGATAATTATATCAAGATCAATCATATTGCGTCCAAATGTATGAGACTATTTGTCATACTCATACTTCTTTACTGGGTTTTCACATACATCGGAGGTCAGTGCAACTTTGTTATTCTATGTTCCTGCATGGGCGTTTGTTGTATACTGGCTCTGACACCGACGGTTTTCATCGATATGCTCAAGAACAATCAGGGTAAATGCATCAAATATATAGTTATAGCCCTTGCTGTTCTTATCTGTACTATACTCAGCACGACATTATCATATACGGCAATGATTGTCTGGATATTTCCAATGCTTGTTGCATCACTGTATTATAACAAGACTATGGTTTTGTATACAGCTCTTTTGTCTACACTGGGAGTATTCGGAGCTGATATAGCAAATTACCGTCTGTGTGATCTGGTGATTCCTCCAGTTCATGCTGACTTTGCGGACAATATGATACTCTTTATTGCTCCGTGTGTAATTGCAATATTCCTCATGTCGTTCGTATCATACTTTATAGTATCGAGAAATTCATCTATGTTGAACAATGTTATCGAACATTCTGAGGAGGTTAAGACAAATCAGAAAGAGCTCATATATGCATTTGCAGAGCTCTCAGAGAGCAAATCCAAATCAACTGGAGAACATATTAAGAGAGTTGCGAAATACATGGAAGTGCTCGGCAAGGCATCTGGCTTTGACGATGACTATGTAGATATGTTATCAACGGCGGCCATGATGCATGATATAGGCAAGCTGATGATCAGTGAGGAGATTCTTAACAAACCATCAAGGCTTACTGAAGAGGAATTTGCAATCATGAAGAGTCACGTTCTCTATGGGGATGCACTTTTATCCAAATGTCCCGGACAGATCCTTCAGATCGCGAGAACTATTGCCAAGGAACATCATGAGAAGTGGGACGGCTCTGGATACCTTCATATGAAAGGCGAGGAGATTGCATACATAAGCAGACTTATGGCTGTCTGTGACGTATTTGATGCACTTACCTCAGCCAGATACTATAAGAAAGGCTGGTCGATGGAAGAGGCGTATACAGAAATCGTAAGCCAGAGTGGCAAACAGTTTGATCCAAAGGTTGTGCTTTTGTTCCAGGCTCATTTTAAAGAATTTAAACAGATAGCAGAACAGAATGCCGATAAACATATCTACTAA